In Hippoglossus stenolepis isolate QCI-W04-F060 chromosome 20, HSTE1.2, whole genome shotgun sequence, the following are encoded in one genomic region:
- the batf gene encoding basic leucine zipper transcriptional factor ATF-like, with the protein MAHGSDSNDTTYKSPSPGSRPNSSDDVKKVMRREKNRIAAQKSRMRQTQKADSLHLESENLEKENAALRKEVKQLTEEAKYLSSVLSSHEPLCTGLAPQTPDLLYPPHHSSYHQPHIAVPHY; encoded by the exons ATGGCTCACGGCTCTGACAGCAATGACACAACTTACAAGTCCCCTTCACCTGGAAGCAGACCG AACTCCTCAGACGACGTGAAGAAGGTGATGCGGAGGGAGAAGAACAGGATCGCTGCTCAGAAGAGCAGGATGAGGCAAACTCAGAAAGCCGACAGCCTACATCTG GAGAGCGAGAACCTGGAGAAGGAGAATGCCGCCCTgaggaaggaggtgaagcagctgACCGAGGAGGCCAAGTACCTGTCGTCTGTTCTGAGCAGCCACGAGCCTTTGTGCACCGGCCTGGCCCCTCAGACCCCGGACCTCCTCTACCCTCCTCACCACAGCAGCTACCACCAACCGCACATCGCCGTACCACACTACTAg